One part of the Alosa alosa isolate M-15738 ecotype Scorff River chromosome 4, AALO_Geno_1.1, whole genome shotgun sequence genome encodes these proteins:
- the LOC125293832 gene encoding uncharacterized protein LOC125293832 isoform X1 produces the protein MSGCCVFACQNRFNRKRRRDEIGLPSSTIPTDTSMSEEQLPSATEEEDVVPIAEYNALRVSHDRLQEECASLHRDVIRLTAENEKLKEDLKVSRFCYSTIKSDIAQFIFLTGLQTIVFDWLIQTLSGTVDVVCNKISFQDHLLVVLMKLKIGFSNKYLAYKFNVSNSTISKICRTWIPTMAIVLKPLIKWPSKGAVLKSLPKSFKNFKRCRCIIDCTEIFIDRTTNLTATNMVKL, from the exons GTTCAATCgtaagaggaggagggatgagatAGGCCTACCTAGTTCTACTATTCCAACAGACACCTCCATGTCAGAAGAACAGCTGCCAAGTGCTACTG AAGAAGAGGATGTGGTCCCCATTGCTGAGTACAATGCACTGCGTGTGAGCCATGACCGGCTACAGGAGGAATGTGCCAGTCTCCATCGGGATGTTATAAGACTGACAGCTGAAAACGAGAAGCTCAAAGAAGATCTCAAAGTCTCACGGTTTTGCTATAGCACTATCAAAAGTGACATTGCTCAGTTTATATTTCTCACAGGTCTTCAGACCATAGTCTTTGATTGGCTCATACAAACGTTATCTGGCACTGTTGATGTGGTTTGTAACAAAATTAGTTTCCAAGATCATTTATTGGTAGTACTTATGAAATTAAAAATTGGCTTTAGCAATAAATACCTGGCTTATAAATTCAATGTCTCTAACAGCACTATATCCAAAATCTGTCGCACGTGGATACCAACCATGGCAATTGTACTGAAACCCCTCATAAAATGGCCAAGTAAGGGAGCGGTACTCAAGAGTCTACCAAAATCGTTcaaaaatttcaaaagatgtagATGCATTATTGATTGCACTGAAATTTTCATTGACAGAACTACAAATTTAACAGCAACAAACATGGTCAAATTATAA
- the LOC125293832 gene encoding uncharacterized protein LOC125293832 isoform X2: MSGCCVFACQNRFNRKRRRDEIGLPSSTIPTDTSMSEEQLPSATEEEDVVPIAEYNALRVSHDRLQEECASLHRDVIRLTAENEKLKEDLKTQPWSLVKSPDFSGCAGQQGLALSIQQNHSSRPVWW; this comes from the exons GTTCAATCgtaagaggaggagggatgagatAGGCCTACCTAGTTCTACTATTCCAACAGACACCTCCATGTCAGAAGAACAGCTGCCAAGTGCTACTG AAGAAGAGGATGTGGTCCCCATTGCTGAGTACAATGCACTGCGTGTGAGCCATGACCGGCTACAGGAGGAATGTGCCAGTCTCCATCGGGATGTTATAAGACTGACAGCTGAAAACGAGAAGCTCAAAGAAGATCTCAAA ACCCAGCCCTGGTCTCTTGTAAAAAGTCCTGATTTCTCAGGATGCGCTGGACAACAAGGTCTTGCTTTGTCCATACAACAAAATCACA gttccagaccagTGTGGTGGTGA